A region of the Longimicrobium sp. genome:
CCACCAGCCCCAGCACCACCACCTTGAATAGCGCCACCAGTTCCACGTCGGCCGTCCGATCCGTTCACGAGCGAAAGAAAAGTCACCCCGGCGCCGCGGCCGGTCTCGATCCGCGCAGCGCGGCGCCCGCCGTGCCGACGCCCACGGTGAGCGCCGAGCCGAGCAGGCTGAACCAGAGCGTGTCCACGAGCTTCGGGATCGCCCCGAACTGCTGCGCGGCCCAGAGCGAGGCCATGGCGGCGATGGCAACCCCCATGCCCGCCAGGGCGTCGCGCGTCCCGGCGCGCTTCGAGACCAGCCCCAGCAGGAAGCCGCCCAGCAGCCCCCCGTAGGTGAAGCTGGCGATCTGCAGCGCCACGATCACCAGCGGCGTCCCCGGCCTCACCAGCTGGAAGGCGAGGGAGACCAGGATCAGGATCACCCCCCAGAACAGGGTGAATCGCTTCCCCACCTTCAGCAGGTGCTCCTCGCCGGTCCGGCCGGTGAGCGGCGCGTAGATGTCGTGCACCGACACGGCCGCCAGCGCGTTCAGCGAGCTCGACATGGCCGCCGCCAGGATCGCCGCCACCACGAGGCCGGAGACGCCCGGCGGCAGCTCGCGCACGGCGAAGGTGGGGAAGACGGCGTCGGGGCTGTCCCACGCCGCGCCGCGGTAGAACACCCACAGCGCCGCGCCGATCACCAGGAAGAGCGCGAACTGCAGCAGCACGATCACCCCCGACCCCACCAGCGCCCGCCGCGCGTCTTTCAGGCTGGGCGAGGCGAGCAGCCGCTGCACGATCAGGTGGTCGGCCCCGTGCGAGGCCATGGTGAGGAAGGCCCCGCCCAGCAGCCCCGTCAGCAGCCACTTCGGGTCCGCGAAGCCGCCGGAGAGGTGGACGACGTCCAGCTTCCCCGCCGCGCCCGCCCTGTCCACGATCCCCGCCCACCCGCCGGGGACGCGGTCGATCAGCACCCAGAGCACGGCGATGCCGCCCACGATGTAGATGAACATCTGCGCCACGTCCACCCACACCACGGCGCGCAGGCCCCCGTAGTAGCTGTAGACCAGGGTGAAGACGCCGATGGCCAGGATCGACTGCCAGGTGGGGAGCCCCGTGATGACGGCCAGCGGGATGGCGGTGGCGTAGATGCGCACCGCGTCGGCCAGCGTGCGCGTCACCAGGAAGACGAGCGACGCCAGCCGCCGCACCGGCAACCCGAAGCGCCGCTCCAGGAGCGCGTACGCCGTGACCAGCTCGCCCTGGAAGTAGCGCGGGAGGAGGAAGACGGAGATCGCGATGCGGCCGATCAGGTAGCCGGCCGCGAGCTGCAGCATCCACAGCCCGCCCCCGTACGCCGTGGCCGGGACGGAGATCACGGTGAGCGCGCTGGTCTCGGTGGCCACGATGGAGAAGCACGCCGCCCACCAGGGCACCGCGTGGTCGGCCAGGAAGTAGTCCGAGGCGTCCTTCTGCCGCCGCCCCAGCAGGCTCCCCAGCGCCGCCACGGCGCCGACGTAGGCGAGGACGACCGCCAGGTTGGCGAGGGAGAAGGAGGTCAACGCGCGCTTCGTCGGAGTGGGTCGCGTGAAGCCGCGGAAAGAGAGCGGCGAAGGCGCGGGTGCGCAACCGCCTCTACGCCGGGCCGGGAGCGGGATGCGCCGTCTGCACGTTTGTGGACATGTTTAGCTCCTGGCGCCAATCCCGCAAGACGTCTCCCGGACCAGCGAGGTTGTGCGATCCCGCAGGCGCGACTACCTTGTGCCGGACATGCTCTTCCCCTCTTTCGGCAAAACCCCCGAAGTCCGGGAGGTCCCGTGCCGCCACGAGCGCCGCAGGTCCCAGATGGAGACCTTTGGGGCCATCGCAGTGAAACATCTGGCGAGATCGAGCTCCTTCCACCCGAAGCCCGCGCCTTCGCGCAGCTCGCCGCCGCCTCGCCCGATGCGGTGCTCCTGCACGGCGAGACCGGGGCGGGAAAAACGTACCTGGCGCGGCTGATCCACCGGCTGGGGCCCTCCCCGGAGCGCCCCTTCGTGCACGTCAACTGCGCGTCGATTCCCGAGAGCCTGTTCGAGCGCGAGATGTTCGGGCACGTGCGGGGCGCGTTCACCGACGCCCGCGAATCGCGCCCGGGGCTGGTGGAGGCGGCCGAGGGCGGGACGCTGTTCCTGGACGAGATCGGCGAGCTTCCCGCCGCCGCGCAGCCCAAGCTGCTGCAGGTGCTGGAGGAGGGCGCGGTGCGCCGGCTCGGGGCCACCCACGCGCAGCGGGCGCACTTCCGCCTGATCGCGGCCACCAACCGCGACCTGGGCGAGATGCTGCGCCAGCGCGCCTTCCGCGAAGACCTGTACTACCGCTGCGCCGTGCTGGAGTACCGCGTCCCCGCGCTGCGCGAGCGCAGGGGCGAGGTTCCCGCGTTGCTCGAGTACTTCCTGGCCCGCAACGCCCCCCCGGGCGCCGGGCGCCCGGAGATCACCCCCGCGGCCCTCGCCCTTCTCTCCGCCTACCCCTGGCCCGGCAACCTGCGCGAGCTGGACAACTGCATCCGGCGGGTGCTGGCGTACGCCCGCGGCGGTCCCGTGGAGGTGCGCCACCTCCCCGAGCGCTTCCACGCCCCGGAGAGCGTCGCCGCGGCCGCGGAGCGGGGGGCGCCGCGGAGCGCGTCCGCGTACGTGGCGCCCGACGACCCCGACCAGGAGGTCCGGATGATCGAGGAGGCGCTCCGCGCGGAAGGCGGCAACCGCACGCGCGCGGCGCGCCGCCTGGGGATGTCGCGCGCCACCCTCTGGATCAAGCTGCAGCGCCACGCCCCCCGCCTGGCCGCCCCCGCGTAGGCCGGCGGGCCGGCTCCGCCCCCTGCCGCCCCACGGCACCCGGACCCGTCCCGGCGCCGGCTTCCGCCGTGCTCCCCGCGTCCCCCTCCGCCTGCCTCCACGGGTGGGCGTCTAGACGCCTAGAGGGTGTCTAAACCCCCCGCTCCCGCCCCGCCGCCCCCCTTCCACCGGCATCGTAGCTGGTTGGGCTGCAACGGGTTGCGCCTCCCGCCACCGCGGGCTTGGGTCTTGCCCGTGCGGCCCGGCGAGGCGCGCCGGGTCCGCCCTCTACCCTCCCCCGGAAGGAGCATCCCATGACCAAGCGACTCCCATTCTTCCTGCTGGTCGCCATCGCGGCGGCGGGCGCCGGCTTCGGCGCGAACCTGGCCGCCCCCGCGGCGCTGCGGGCCACGGATGCCATCGCAGCCCCGCAGTACGGCAACGTCTACACCGACCCCGACGGTGTCCCCAAGCAGATCTGCATCTGCCGCGACAACGCCACCGAGTGCGACCCGTGCCGGACGCTGACCTCGGCCGAGTGAGCGCAACCACGCCCGCTCGGGGCGCACGACGCGTGTGAACGGCGCACCCGGCGCGTCCCGCGTCGCCCAACGCGAACCCGTCCGCCGAGGCAGGACCCATGACCACCCACACCCGGCTGTTCGCGGCGGCCGCCCTGGCGGCCGCCGGCACCGGCGGCGCGGCGCCGGCGCTGCTCCCCGCGTCGATCGGGGAGGGCGCCGGGCCGCAGCCGGTCCTGTACGGATCGCTGGATCAGAGTGAAGATGGCGAGCGGCCCTGCATCCTCTGCGCGGGGAAGGCGTGCGCGCCCTGCTACCACCTTCAGCCGGAGACCAGCCCGTGACGCCGTCCCGCTTCCCCCCACGCCCCCCGCGGGGGGACCTGCGGCCCGGGCTGGCCCGGGCGCTCCTGGCGGGGGTGCTGGCCGCGCTCCCCGCGGCGTGCGGCCGCCCC
Encoded here:
- a CDS encoding sodium:solute symporter, with the translated sequence MTSFSLANLAVVLAYVGAVAALGSLLGRRQKDASDYFLADHAVPWWAACFSIVATETSALTVISVPATAYGGGLWMLQLAAGYLIGRIAISVFLLPRYFQGELVTAYALLERRFGLPVRRLASLVFLVTRTLADAVRIYATAIPLAVITGLPTWQSILAIGVFTLVYSYYGGLRAVVWVDVAQMFIYIVGGIAVLWVLIDRVPGGWAGIVDRAGAAGKLDVVHLSGGFADPKWLLTGLLGGAFLTMASHGADHLIVQRLLASPSLKDARRALVGSGVIVLLQFALFLVIGAALWVFYRGAAWDSPDAVFPTFAVRELPPGVSGLVVAAILAAAMSSSLNALAAVSVHDIYAPLTGRTGEEHLLKVGKRFTLFWGVILILVSLAFQLVRPGTPLVIVALQIASFTYGGLLGGFLLGLVSKRAGTRDALAGMGVAIAAMASLWAAQQFGAIPKLVDTLWFSLLGSALTVGVGTAGAALRGSRPAAAPG
- a CDS encoding sigma 54-interacting transcriptional regulator translates to MPPRAPQVPDGDLWGHRSETSGEIELLPPEARAFAQLAAASPDAVLLHGETGAGKTYLARLIHRLGPSPERPFVHVNCASIPESLFEREMFGHVRGAFTDARESRPGLVEAAEGGTLFLDEIGELPAAAQPKLLQVLEEGAVRRLGATHAQRAHFRLIAATNRDLGEMLRQRAFREDLYYRCAVLEYRVPALRERRGEVPALLEYFLARNAPPGAGRPEITPAALALLSAYPWPGNLRELDNCIRRVLAYARGGPVEVRHLPERFHAPESVAAAAERGAPRSASAYVAPDDPDQEVRMIEEALRAEGGNRTRAARRLGMSRATLWIKLQRHAPRLAAPA